Proteins co-encoded in one Streptococcus pyogenes genomic window:
- a CDS encoding CHY zinc finger protein — translation MTDCFGIDLDQEYRCLHYHTPLDIVGLKCASCQTYYACYHCHDQLTDHAFVPTGHQETSPVICGHCRKLLSRAEYGCGCCPYCQSPFNPACHRHKDIYFLKES, via the coding sequence ATGACGGACTGTTTTGGAATTGACCTTGACCAAGAGTATCGGTGCCTACATTATCATACCCCGCTTGATATTGTTGGGCTCAAATGTGCTTCTTGTCAGACTTATTATGCTTGTTACCATTGCCATGACCAGTTAACAGATCATGCCTTTGTGCCAACAGGACATCAAGAAACATCTCCTGTTATTTGTGGGCATTGTCGAAAGCTCTTGAGTCGAGCTGAGTATGGTTGTGGATGCTGTCCTTATTGTCAAAGTCCCTTTAATCCAGCCTGTCATAGGCAC
- a CDS encoding DUF975 family protein, producing MSIKAIKGQARDTLKNLSGKYLLFLIPTLLFMFHFGIEIHQGYVLSSGIEVSLAASYFPLLLGLILSLFILSASFTMIDVVRHFRQKVSFAESTTAFSKEFFGNLLVLAITKWLFFLIWSLIWFFGLFIFLSGLSAFLVNAKSGSSTVISLIFLLFGAVLSLIGFGIYINRYYAYSLSEYLLYDEVKEGTYLGAIAVIETSVAMMKGYKWKLFFLQLSFTGWFLLNIVTFGLLNIYLLPYFTTANVIFYDQLKKRFKDKDDPIEGEHLSLHQLNKNPTPMMYDDQKD from the coding sequence ATGTCAATTAAAGCAATCAAAGGCCAGGCTAGAGACACGTTAAAAAATCTCTCTGGCAAGTATTTACTATTTTTAATTCCAACCCTTCTCTTTATGTTTCATTTCGGTATTGAGATTCATCAAGGTTACGTCCTATCTAGTGGTATTGAAGTCTCGCTAGCGGCTAGTTATTTCCCATTACTACTAGGACTTATCCTTAGCCTTTTCATTTTATCAGCATCCTTTACGATGATTGATGTTGTTAGGCATTTTCGTCAGAAAGTTTCTTTTGCCGAATCAACAACAGCCTTCTCAAAAGAATTCTTTGGGAACCTGCTGGTTTTAGCGATCACTAAGTGGCTATTCTTTCTCATCTGGTCACTAATTTGGTTTTTTGGCCTCTTTATTTTCCTTTCCGGACTTTCAGCGTTTTTGGTCAATGCTAAATCAGGTAGCTCAACAGTCATTTCACTGATCTTTTTACTATTTGGAGCAGTTTTGTCCTTAATTGGTTTTGGTATTTATATCAACCGTTATTACGCTTATAGTCTATCAGAATACCTTCTCTACGATGAGGTTAAAGAGGGGACTTATCTAGGAGCTATAGCCGTCATTGAAACAAGTGTAGCTATGATGAAAGGTTATAAATGGAAGCTTTTTTTCCTACAACTTAGCTTCACCGGTTGGTTTCTACTGAATATTGTTACTTTTGGGTTACTTAATATCTATCTTTTACCATATTTTACAACAGCCAATGTCATTTTTTATGATCAACTCAAGAAACGTTTCAAAGACAAAGATGACCCAATTGAAGGAGAACATTTAAGCC
- the tgt gene encoding tRNA guanosine(34) transglycosylase Tgt — protein MTDYPIKYRLIKAEKHTGARLGEIITPHGTFPTPMFMPVGTQATVKTQSPEELKAIGSGIILSNTYHLWLRPGDELIARSGGLHKFMNWDQPILTDSGGFQVYSLADSRNITEEGVTFKNHLNGSKMFLSPEKAISIQNNLGSDIMMSFDECPQFYQPYDYVKKSIERTSRWAERGLKAHRRPHDQGLFGIVQGAGFEDLRRQSAADLVAMDFPGYSIGGLAVGESHEEMNAVLDFTTPLLPENKPRYLMGVGAPDSLIDGVIRGVDMFDCVLPTRIARNGTCMTSEGRLVIKNAKFAEDFTPLDHDCDCYTCQNYSRAYIRHLLKADETFGIRLTSYHNLYFLVNLMKKVRQAIMDDNLLEFRQDFLERYGYNKSNRNF, from the coding sequence ATGACAGATTATCCGATTAAGTATCGCCTTATCAAAGCAGAAAAGCACACCGGTGCACGCTTGGGCGAAATTATCACCCCTCACGGGACCTTTCCGACACCAATGTTTATGCCAGTGGGAACTCAGGCTACTGTTAAAACACAGTCTCCAGAAGAGTTAAAAGCAATTGGATCAGGGATTATTTTATCAAACACTTATCACCTCTGGTTGCGTCCAGGAGATGAGTTGATTGCTCGCTCTGGTGGTCTGCACAAGTTTATGAACTGGGATCAGCCAATCTTAACCGATTCGGGTGGTTTTCAAGTTTACTCTTTAGCCGATTCACGAAACATCACTGAAGAAGGAGTGACTTTCAAAAATCACTTGAATGGCTCAAAAATGTTTCTATCACCCGAAAAAGCCATTTCCATTCAGAATAACCTTGGCTCAGACATCATGATGAGTTTTGACGAGTGCCCGCAATTTTACCAACCTTATGATTACGTGAAAAAATCCATTGAACGTACTAGCCGTTGGGCAGAACGTGGCTTGAAAGCCCATCGTCGTCCTCATGACCAAGGATTATTTGGAATTGTGCAAGGAGCTGGATTTGAGGACCTTCGTCGTCAGTCTGCGGCAGATTTGGTGGCTATGGATTTCCCAGGTTATTCTATTGGTGGTTTAGCTGTTGGGGAGAGCCATGAAGAAATGAATGCCGTCCTTGACTTTACGACTCCCCTCTTACCAGAAAATAAACCTCGTTACCTGATGGGAGTGGGAGCACCAGATAGCTTGATTGATGGTGTGATTCGTGGTGTCGATATGTTTGACTGTGTCTTGCCAACGCGTATCGCCCGTAACGGAACTTGTATGACTAGTGAGGGGCGTCTTGTGATTAAAAATGCCAAATTCGCTGAAGATTTTACCCCACTTGATCATGACTGTGACTGCTACACTTGTCAAAACTATAGCCGTGCCTACATTCGTCACTTGCTAAAAGCGGACGAAACTTTTGGTATTCGTTTGACAAGCTACCACAACCTTTATTTCTTGGTTAACTTGATGAAAAAAGTACGTCAGGCTATTATGGACGATAACTTACTTGAATTCCGCCAAGATTTTCTTGAACGGTATGGTTATAATAAATCAAACCGTAATTTCTAA